From a single Lewinella sp. LCG006 genomic region:
- a CDS encoding T9SS type A sorting domain-containing protein produces MMKSLLTLLLSSLFLVLSAQLYRDQVQVMLDQQYLDDIQFADLDQDGDLDFIGNRFGYNGSYLAFFNQDGNGNFSTPVPFGDTTWWGLPDLAINFVLNDMDNDGDPDLVPGNIAAGTNPFWPNDGSGNFATDGQVSFGNNVQDDHFFRIADLDNDGLKDIVILRSNTRELYLNKNQGLGQDFAYTLLYDAFNDFNSEYISDFLVFDYDQDGDLDFGFLSYEIFYGEFDSENIYFTLYEQTCSLCFEQKSRTIIDEDLKDIVKGNVTTTDLDNDSYPDLLINYEKSDDPGDYREYLRILRNEDGTGAFHLAFQQNDILGITTGDFDLDDDEDLFLAIDPDSVSTSGGHARYFWAENLGNFSFQTYHIDDLYSGEQLLVQDLDQDNQLDLITLRGPYTGSVFLRRGNPDLSFSSPELLNTATTTITKIATEDWDDDGDLDLLFCGDVSPSGAHFDGIYRQTQAADGTFGAPELVYQLMKNGFAKEFVDLNNDGKLDAIGIEDIFGLNTNRKLIYTLQQADGSWSEGIQTGLDLPALPDQMVIRDWDYDGDQDVLTKNHNDDYYLLRNDLASTGEFTSSFLPDLVLSLTPNSTQSHWAADVNADGYLDLIAQTGNVLQWAAGTAQPLDFLAWDTVPIPLNERLLEVFPTDWNNDGYVDILFKIRTPSSAVKIGVSLFDPVNPYFGAPIFLADNGNVTAQGTVVDLNQDGYPDYFSVLGYRINQLNGLLLSAPYLPEPIVSYSIFPSIPGAFTHNANLATLMPNEAPKLLTGIREILAYPIDFLSTSTLSGFVRWDTTAQCQTDSILPPLENWNLSLTNDQRDLLTSTNANGQYGSVLPDTGTYLLRVLPPSGYWAACPADTLLQVADQQSAYQVDFSAEALVDCPLVVIDINSTTVSQCFGSTVSIGYHNVGTALANEVEITLLHDPRLLPVSSNLPWSMATDSTLTFSIGEVAIGEQGFVSIQLEPLCEELILGEEICFEASITPNELCDEMLLNWDGANLEADVLCQNDTTAYLISNTGEGATAMPVSYQLSIVNDDIILYLDGTVILGPGESDTIPLPPGDNIWYLQFNQTTGHPYPAPVGLFTNNCSAGDSPHLPELLPTGTGDPFRVVLCREVVGPYDPNDKAALPIGLTEAHYIQREWPLDYTIQFQNVGSDRARNVILEDTLSPYLDLSTFTPLSASHPYEWLISDDRVLRVIFLDINLPDSTSNEVGSHGFFSFRIKPQPDTPFETDLLNFADIFFDFNAPIRTGTTQHRIRKPQRSASIFEELCAGEEYLGQMITTDTILRETLVFSDYDSTTFYHLSVLANSITTVGIELAEPGMWEGIVIQQDTLIQQVFLAENGCDSIVNYELSILTNTNELAAELQLQLHPNPAADATQISWRGGQQLKQVQLINSIGQVVQVLKPSGATKSFQLPVRLLNSGSYQLLLFFEEGQVRRRLQVVH; encoded by the coding sequence ATGATGAAATCACTCCTTACCCTTCTTCTTAGCAGTTTGTTCCTGGTTTTATCGGCCCAGCTCTATCGCGACCAGGTACAAGTGATGCTTGATCAGCAATACCTTGATGATATTCAATTTGCCGATCTGGACCAGGATGGCGACCTGGATTTTATTGGCAACCGTTTTGGCTACAATGGCTCCTACCTTGCTTTTTTCAACCAGGACGGGAATGGCAATTTCAGTACACCCGTACCTTTTGGTGACACGACTTGGTGGGGGTTACCGGACCTCGCCATCAATTTTGTACTCAACGATATGGATAATGATGGTGATCCAGACCTGGTACCTGGAAACATAGCTGCGGGTACAAATCCCTTTTGGCCCAACGATGGGAGCGGTAATTTTGCTACCGATGGACAAGTAAGTTTCGGTAATAATGTTCAGGATGATCACTTCTTCCGCATTGCTGATCTGGATAATGATGGCCTTAAGGACATCGTCATCTTGCGGAGCAATACCCGCGAGTTGTATCTCAACAAAAATCAAGGTCTTGGCCAGGATTTTGCTTATACCCTGCTTTATGATGCTTTTAATGATTTCAATAGCGAATACATTTCCGATTTTTTAGTATTTGATTACGATCAGGATGGCGACCTTGATTTCGGTTTCCTATCCTACGAGATCTTTTATGGTGAGTTTGATAGCGAAAACATTTACTTTACCCTTTACGAGCAAACCTGTAGTCTATGCTTTGAGCAAAAATCGCGAACCATCATAGATGAGGATTTGAAGGATATTGTAAAGGGGAATGTAACGACGACCGATCTGGATAATGATAGCTATCCAGACTTGCTTATTAATTACGAAAAATCGGATGACCCCGGCGATTATCGCGAATATTTGCGAATACTGCGAAATGAAGATGGTACCGGGGCCTTCCATCTGGCTTTTCAACAGAATGATATCCTTGGTATCACAACTGGCGATTTCGACCTGGATGATGATGAGGACTTGTTTTTGGCCATTGATCCCGACAGTGTGAGTACTTCTGGTGGCCATGCGCGCTACTTCTGGGCAGAAAATCTTGGCAACTTCAGCTTTCAGACCTATCATATTGATGACCTGTATAGCGGCGAACAGCTTCTTGTTCAAGATCTTGACCAAGACAACCAACTTGATCTAATTACTTTGAGAGGTCCTTATACCGGATCAGTCTTTTTGAGACGTGGCAACCCTGATCTGAGTTTTTCTTCCCCCGAGCTTCTAAATACGGCAACCACTACGATTACGAAAATAGCTACGGAAGACTGGGATGATGATGGTGATTTAGATCTTCTTTTTTGCGGAGATGTCTCTCCTTCTGGTGCTCATTTCGATGGTATTTATCGCCAGACCCAGGCTGCTGATGGTACTTTTGGAGCACCAGAATTAGTTTATCAACTCATGAAGAATGGATTTGCCAAGGAGTTTGTCGATCTGAATAACGATGGTAAACTTGATGCTATTGGTATTGAAGACATTTTCGGACTAAATACTAACCGAAAGCTCATCTACACGCTTCAGCAAGCTGATGGTAGCTGGAGTGAGGGAATTCAAACAGGCCTGGATCTTCCTGCATTACCTGATCAGATGGTGATTCGTGATTGGGACTACGATGGCGATCAGGATGTGCTGACCAAAAACCATAATGATGATTACTATCTACTGCGTAATGATTTAGCTAGTACGGGGGAGTTTACGAGTAGCTTTTTGCCAGACCTTGTCTTGAGCCTTACTCCTAACAGCACTCAATCCCATTGGGCGGCCGATGTAAATGCTGATGGTTACTTAGACCTTATCGCACAAACTGGAAATGTTCTCCAATGGGCGGCAGGTACCGCTCAACCACTGGATTTTTTGGCCTGGGATACGGTTCCTATTCCCCTCAACGAGAGGTTGTTGGAGGTATTTCCTACTGATTGGAACAATGATGGTTATGTGGATATTCTTTTTAAAATACGAACGCCCTCATCGGCGGTGAAGATAGGTGTGTCCTTATTTGATCCTGTAAATCCCTACTTTGGTGCCCCCATCTTCCTGGCGGATAACGGGAATGTCACAGCGCAAGGAACCGTTGTTGATTTGAATCAAGATGGTTATCCCGATTACTTCAGCGTCTTGGGTTATCGCATTAACCAGTTAAATGGTTTACTCCTCTCTGCGCCTTACCTCCCTGAACCTATTGTCTCCTATTCGATCTTTCCATCGATCCCGGGGGCTTTTACACACAATGCAAATCTGGCAACTTTGATGCCGAACGAAGCACCTAAACTACTGACGGGCATTCGCGAAATCCTCGCTTATCCCATCGATTTTCTCAGTACCAGTACCCTCAGTGGTTTCGTCCGCTGGGACACTACGGCTCAATGCCAAACGGATAGCATCCTGCCCCCACTCGAAAACTGGAATCTGAGCCTTACCAATGACCAGCGCGACTTATTGACCAGCACCAATGCTAATGGCCAGTACGGCTCGGTCTTGCCCGATACGGGAACTTATCTCCTCAGGGTACTTCCTCCCAGCGGTTATTGGGCGGCTTGCCCTGCCGATACTTTGCTTCAAGTAGCAGACCAGCAGAGTGCCTATCAGGTAGATTTTTCTGCGGAAGCCCTGGTAGATTGTCCACTCGTAGTGATTGATATTAACAGCACCACCGTCAGTCAGTGTTTTGGATCGACGGTGAGCATTGGTTACCACAATGTGGGCACGGCGCTTGCTAACGAAGTAGAGATTACCTTGCTGCACGATCCCCGCTTGCTGCCTGTAAGTAGTAACCTCCCCTGGAGTATGGCCACAGACAGTACGCTTACCTTTTCCATTGGCGAGGTAGCTATTGGCGAGCAGGGCTTTGTCAGCATTCAGTTGGAACCGCTCTGCGAAGAGCTGATCCTGGGGGAAGAAATCTGCTTCGAAGCCAGTATCACACCCAATGAACTTTGCGATGAAATGCTCCTCAACTGGGACGGTGCCAATCTCGAAGCCGATGTCCTTTGTCAAAATGATACCACTGCTTATCTGATCAGCAATACTGGCGAAGGAGCTACTGCTATGCCAGTCAGCTATCAGCTCAGTATCGTCAACGATGATATTATTCTTTACCTGGATGGTACCGTCATCTTGGGACCGGGGGAGTCAGATACCATTCCGCTTCCACCTGGTGATAATATCTGGTACTTGCAGTTCAACCAAACGACCGGCCATCCCTATCCGGCTCCAGTTGGCTTGTTTACCAATAACTGTAGTGCCGGTGATTCGCCACACCTCCCCGAGTTGCTGCCTACGGGGACGGGAGATCCGTTTCGGGTAGTCCTTTGCCGCGAGGTGGTGGGTCCTTACGATCCCAATGATAAGGCAGCCTTGCCAATTGGTCTGACTGAGGCACATTACATTCAGCGAGAATGGCCGCTGGACTATACCATCCAGTTTCAGAACGTGGGGAGTGATCGTGCCCGCAATGTGATCCTCGAAGATACCCTCTCTCCCTACCTTGATTTGAGTACCTTCACGCCACTCAGTGCTTCGCATCCTTACGAATGGCTTATCTCTGACGATCGTGTCTTGCGCGTGATTTTCCTCGATATCAATCTGCCCGACAGTACCAGTAATGAAGTCGGTAGCCACGGTTTTTTCAGTTTCCGAATCAAACCCCAGCCCGACACCCCTTTCGAGACAGACCTCCTCAACTTTGCGGATATTTTCTTTGACTTCAATGCCCCCATCCGCACGGGAACTACCCAGCACCGTATTCGCAAACCACAGCGGTCCGCCAGCATCTTTGAAGAGCTTTGTGCAGGGGAGGAGTACCTTGGTCAGATGATTACTACGGATACCATTCTGCGGGAAACACTGGTGTTCTCCGATTATGACAGTACGACCTTTTATCACCTTAGTGTATTGGCCAATTCCATCACCACGGTTGGAATTGAGTTGGCCGAACCCGGTATGTGGGAGGGTATTGTTATCCAGCAGGATACGCTTATCCAGCAAGTATTCCTGGCAGAAAATGGCTGCGATAGCATCGTTAATTATGAACTTAGTATTCTTACGAATACCAATGAACTAGCCGCCGAATTACAACTACAATTGCATCCCAACCCCGCAGCTGATGCCACCCAAATTAGTTGGAGGGGTGGGCAGCAGCTAAAACAAGTACAGCTCATCAATAGCATTGGCCAGGTGGTGCAGGTGCTTAAGCCATCGGGAGCGACCAAGTCTTTCCAGCTTCCTGTTCGTCTCT
- the aceK gene encoding bifunctional isocitrate dehydrogenase kinase/phosphatase, producing the protein MLFEKLIPYEAACLIMEAYIAYHGKYKRITKRAQIRFERKDWHGIQEDSRGRITLYKETVGETTKRLLDFLGERAHDRDLWLHTKVHYAEEVANFNTRNIAESFYNSVFRHAHHGELGKDDELMFVHGRGSYREFKSTIPIYYTLPLTGSYELTLKHILEYYAFDIPYEDQERDLGYLLRSLREWAAENTVEGFPAQLQVLKSVFYRNKAAYVVGRLLQYGKPTPFVMPILHGKNGLIVDALLLQEQEVSTIFSYNRAYFLVDVDIASEMVDFLRSIMPTKSLGEMYNSIGFEKHGKTVFYRDFERHLAQTMDEFCFPAGIKGMVMTVFTLPSHPTVFKVIKDKFKPPKQVTFQDVVERYELVNKHDRVGRMADSYLFQQLALPLDRVAKEVLKELQEECASQIEVTSDTLIIKHCYIEKRMIPLDVYLQKANDHEAREAINEYGKAIKEMAAVNIFPGDMLLKNFGVTRLKRVVFYDYDEIGFLTDYKFRSIPAPRDPWDEMAAEPYYHVGPHDVFPEEFPRFLVANEQHRAFLMELHPDLFTPDFWQRVQELHRRGEIATVYPYRRRRAFRHLYGGEPREAYFVDDY; encoded by the coding sequence ATGCTATTCGAAAAACTCATCCCCTACGAAGCTGCTTGCCTGATCATGGAGGCTTATATTGCCTACCACGGGAAGTACAAGCGGATCACTAAAAGAGCACAAATTCGCTTTGAGCGCAAGGATTGGCATGGCATTCAGGAGGATAGTCGTGGGCGGATTACGCTCTATAAAGAAACAGTAGGAGAAACCACCAAGCGGCTGCTAGACTTTTTGGGGGAAAGGGCCCACGATCGAGACTTGTGGCTACATACGAAAGTGCATTATGCAGAAGAGGTGGCCAACTTCAACACTCGTAATATTGCGGAATCCTTTTACAATTCCGTCTTCCGGCATGCGCATCACGGCGAGTTGGGCAAAGACGACGAACTGATGTTTGTCCACGGTAGGGGTAGCTATAGAGAATTCAAGAGTACCATCCCCATCTACTATACCTTACCGCTGACGGGCTCCTACGAGCTGACACTAAAGCATATCCTTGAATACTACGCTTTTGATATCCCTTATGAAGATCAGGAGCGTGACCTGGGCTACCTGCTGCGAAGTTTAAGAGAATGGGCAGCTGAAAATACAGTGGAGGGATTTCCGGCACAGTTGCAAGTTTTGAAATCCGTTTTCTACCGCAACAAAGCAGCTTACGTAGTGGGACGGCTGCTACAATACGGCAAACCTACCCCCTTTGTGATGCCTATCCTACACGGAAAAAATGGGCTAATTGTGGATGCCTTGCTTTTACAAGAACAAGAGGTTAGCACCATCTTTTCCTACAACCGCGCCTACTTTTTAGTGGATGTAGATATCGCCAGTGAGATGGTTGACTTTTTACGGTCAATCATGCCGACGAAGAGTTTAGGAGAAATGTACAATTCCATTGGGTTCGAAAAACACGGAAAAACGGTATTCTACCGCGATTTTGAACGCCACTTGGCCCAAACGATGGACGAGTTTTGCTTTCCGGCAGGAATCAAAGGGATGGTGATGACGGTATTTACCTTGCCCTCCCACCCTACTGTTTTTAAGGTGATCAAAGACAAATTTAAGCCACCTAAGCAAGTTACCTTCCAGGATGTAGTAGAACGCTATGAACTGGTAAACAAACACGACCGGGTAGGCAGGATGGCCGATAGTTACCTTTTTCAGCAACTGGCATTGCCATTGGACCGCGTGGCAAAGGAGGTACTCAAGGAGCTGCAAGAAGAATGTGCTTCCCAGATTGAGGTCACCTCCGACACTTTGATCATCAAACATTGCTACATTGAAAAACGGATGATTCCGCTGGATGTTTATCTGCAAAAAGCCAATGATCACGAGGCACGCGAAGCCATCAACGAATACGGCAAGGCGATCAAGGAGATGGCTGCAGTGAATATTTTCCCAGGGGATATGCTACTCAAAAACTTCGGGGTTACTCGCCTCAAGCGGGTGGTCTTTTATGATTATGATGAGATCGGTTTTCTGACGGATTACAAATTCCGGTCTATCCCTGCTCCCCGCGACCCTTGGGACGAGATGGCGGCAGAGCCCTACTACCACGTGGGGCCTCATGATGTTTTCCCCGAAGAGTTTCCGCGCTTCCTGGTTGCCAATGAGCAACATCGAGCATTTTTGATGGAACTCCATCCGGATCTTTTTACGCCCGATTTTTGGCAAAGGGTGCAAGAGCTACACCGCCGGGGAGAGATTGCCACCGTGTACCCCTACCGGCGGCGGCGTGCGTTTCGGCACTTGTACGGTGGTGAACCACGGGAAGCTTATTTCGTGGATGATTATTGA
- a CDS encoding IS630 family transposase, translating into MKIKLSQSEYDQLRQIQKHPNLPPRQFRKVTVLIMLHQGHKIKVIEAALGLDDNTIRRYAKAFYEKGLTAYLLDGFTPYSGKLNEEEILLLTAHLEENLYEEAASICEYVQVTFGVIYSVSGMTQLLHRIGFVYKQTKAVASKANEQDQLDFLDDVLPKLLEQAVQGEAVVYYADGCHPTHNTKTGRAWIRKGRDFEVDCNSGRKRVNINGAINALKPEHLVYDITDSINAQSTQRLCRQLLKKHPKKKIYLICDNARYNRNKMLQDWAADQRIEFVFLPPYCIFRSI; encoded by the coding sequence GTGAAAATCAAGCTAAGTCAATCCGAGTACGATCAATTACGTCAAATTCAGAAGCATCCGAATTTGCCCCCGCGTCAATTCCGCAAGGTTACGGTCTTGATTATGTTGCATCAGGGACATAAGATCAAGGTCATTGAGGCTGCGCTGGGTTTGGATGATAATACCATCAGACGTTACGCGAAAGCCTTTTATGAAAAGGGATTGACGGCTTACCTCTTGGATGGGTTTACGCCCTATTCAGGAAAACTGAACGAGGAAGAGATTTTACTCTTGACAGCTCACTTGGAAGAGAACTTGTACGAAGAAGCCGCTTCCATTTGTGAGTATGTTCAAGTAACCTTTGGCGTTATTTATTCGGTATCTGGTATGACTCAGCTCCTGCATCGCATTGGCTTTGTATACAAGCAGACCAAGGCAGTAGCCAGCAAAGCTAACGAACAAGATCAGCTGGATTTTCTAGATGACGTACTGCCCAAACTTTTGGAACAAGCCGTACAAGGAGAAGCAGTAGTATACTACGCTGATGGCTGTCATCCCACCCATAATACCAAAACGGGGAGAGCTTGGATACGCAAGGGCCGAGACTTTGAGGTGGACTGTAATAGCGGTCGTAAACGGGTAAATATCAACGGTGCGATCAATGCACTTAAGCCTGAGCACCTGGTTTATGACATCACTGATTCTATCAATGCACAGTCTACCCAACGGCTGTGCCGGCAATTATTGAAGAAACATCCAAAGAAGAAAATATATCTGATCTGCGATAATGCCCGCTATAATCGCAATAAAATGCTCCAGGACTGGGCCGCTGATCAGCGCATAGAATTTGTATTTCTACCCCCTTATTGCATATTCCGGTCCATCTGA
- the istA gene encoding IS21 family transposase — MAKTKRMDQIKTILRTYLHCHSIKGTARRLGVSKNTVRDYLRLAQGCDIDIGTLLELPDDQLFKIFYAKEEQEAQGREAVFEQQVKGWLEELKKVGVTRYLLWQEYREEHADSYGYSQFCERLRRKIGYQELTLPIEHRPGDVLQLDFAGKKLYLVDPKTGELRPCEVLVGVLAHSQYTFAMALPSQSVMDFVTGINEALLFFGGVPAVILSDNLKAYVTKANRYEPSFNELCVQLAAHYQCDLQATRVAKPKDKASVENMVRTAYSRIYAPLRNDVFHSIEELNEAIGLQLAIHNETPFQKREGSRKSCFETYEKEQLSQLPNELFEPRKTVSAKIQRNYHVYLGEEKNYYSVPYQYAGKQATVIYSSKTVEIYVGPQRVATHTRLSRHDTYTYQTTESHLPSNHQEWKKAQGYDAAYFTSQATKIGPATEWAIAQILLSRRHEAHTYKSCLGVMSLARKYTPERLENACRRCQGAGKTTYTMLKNILERKLDIEPEQPDLFSPPTHDNIRGPQAYQ; from the coding sequence ATGGCCAAGACCAAACGTATGGATCAAATCAAGACTATACTACGAACTTATCTTCATTGTCATTCGATCAAGGGCACGGCTCGTCGTCTGGGCGTTTCCAAGAACACGGTACGTGATTATCTTCGCCTTGCTCAGGGTTGCGATATAGACATTGGGACTTTATTGGAGTTACCCGACGATCAGTTGTTTAAGATTTTCTACGCTAAGGAGGAGCAAGAAGCTCAAGGCCGGGAAGCCGTCTTTGAACAGCAAGTCAAAGGCTGGCTTGAAGAGCTCAAAAAGGTGGGCGTGACGCGTTATCTGTTATGGCAGGAATACCGCGAGGAACATGCTGATAGTTATGGTTACAGCCAGTTCTGCGAACGACTGCGCAGAAAGATCGGTTACCAGGAACTTACCTTGCCCATCGAACATCGACCTGGTGACGTTTTACAACTCGACTTTGCTGGCAAAAAGCTTTATCTGGTAGACCCCAAGACGGGAGAACTCCGGCCTTGCGAAGTGCTCGTCGGGGTGCTGGCCCACAGTCAATATACCTTTGCCATGGCCTTGCCCTCCCAGTCGGTGATGGACTTCGTTACGGGGATCAATGAGGCGCTGCTTTTTTTTGGTGGTGTACCGGCGGTGATCCTGTCGGATAATCTCAAAGCTTATGTCACCAAGGCCAATCGCTACGAGCCCAGTTTTAACGAACTGTGCGTTCAACTGGCCGCTCATTACCAGTGTGACTTACAGGCCACTCGCGTGGCCAAACCCAAAGACAAGGCCAGCGTGGAGAACATGGTTCGCACGGCCTACAGCCGTATCTATGCGCCCTTGCGCAACGATGTCTTTCACAGCATTGAGGAACTCAATGAGGCCATTGGCCTCCAGCTAGCGATCCACAACGAGACCCCCTTTCAGAAGCGGGAAGGTAGCCGTAAAAGCTGCTTTGAGACCTACGAAAAAGAGCAACTCAGCCAGCTGCCCAATGAGCTGTTCGAGCCCCGCAAAACGGTCTCGGCCAAAATCCAGCGCAACTACCATGTGTATCTGGGCGAAGAGAAAAACTACTACTCTGTGCCCTACCAATACGCGGGCAAACAAGCCACCGTCATCTACAGCTCTAAAACCGTTGAGATCTACGTTGGCCCGCAGCGCGTAGCCACCCATACCCGCTTATCGCGTCACGACACCTACACTTATCAGACGACCGAAAGCCACCTGCCCAGTAACCATCAGGAATGGAAAAAGGCCCAGGGGTATGATGCGGCTTACTTTACCTCACAGGCCACAAAGATCGGCCCAGCTACCGAATGGGCTATCGCCCAAATACTGCTCTCCCGTCGCCACGAGGCTCATACCTACAAGTCTTGCCTGGGCGTCATGTCGCTGGCCAGGAAGTACACGCCCGAACGCCTCGAAAATGCCTGCCGACGCTGCCAGGGCGCTGGAAAAACAACCTACACCATGCTCAAAAATATCCTGGAACGAAAACTGGATATAGAACCGGAGCAGCCCGACTTGTTCTCTCCACCGACCCACGATAATATCCGTGGTCCTCAAGCTTATCAATAA
- the istB gene encoding IS21-like element helper ATPase IstB, whose translation MKNASLDLLRQLKLTGMASAYEAALSLPINQQPDVHELLARLVDAEQQHRALRRMNMYLKLSKLRYQANIKDIECSNQRNLSKEKLATLADCAWIERGENVLITGATGCGKSYLGCAIGHHACVNGHRTLYFNMNRLCEQITLAQAEGSIIKWLNQIQKAQLIILDDFGLQPITHTVKLLLLQILEDRYERAATMICSQLPVGSWYEYFDEPTIADAILDRIIPRAHRIELKGKSLRKRPNHLS comes from the coding sequence ATGAAGAATGCTTCTTTAGACCTCTTACGACAACTCAAACTCACCGGTATGGCCTCCGCTTACGAGGCAGCCCTGAGTTTACCCATCAACCAGCAACCCGATGTCCACGAACTCCTCGCCCGACTCGTCGATGCCGAACAGCAACACCGAGCCTTACGGCGCATGAACATGTACCTCAAGCTCAGTAAGCTACGCTACCAGGCCAATATCAAGGACATCGAATGCTCCAACCAGCGAAATCTGAGTAAGGAAAAACTAGCCACCCTGGCCGACTGTGCCTGGATCGAACGAGGAGAAAACGTACTCATCACCGGGGCTACAGGGTGTGGAAAATCTTATCTGGGCTGCGCCATTGGTCATCACGCCTGTGTCAATGGCCACCGAACCCTTTACTTCAACATGAACCGTTTGTGCGAACAGATTACCCTGGCCCAAGCTGAGGGTTCTATTATCAAGTGGCTCAATCAAATCCAGAAAGCACAGCTCATTATCCTCGATGACTTTGGTCTGCAACCCATCACCCACACCGTCAAACTCCTCCTTCTTCAAATCCTCGAAGACCGCTACGAAAGGGCTGCTACGATGATCTGTTCACAACTCCCCGTAGGCAGCTGGTACGAGTACTTCGATGAACCCACTATTGCTGATGCTATCCTCGATCGTATCATCCCCAGGGCTCATCGTATCGAACTCAAAGGAAAAAGCCTCAGAAAACGTCCAAATCACTTATCTTAA
- a CDS encoding LuxR C-terminal-related transcriptional regulator: MNNDTTKDNTDVIFTKRQLDVLTIWSEVAGEDMIADRMGLSKHTVHTLLRRARHRVGAKRTFDAYKYALDRGWINP, from the coding sequence ATGAACAATGATACAACCAAAGATAACACAGATGTGATTTTCACAAAAAGACAATTGGACGTGTTGACGATATGGTCGGAAGTCGCTGGGGAAGATATGATTGCGGATCGGATGGGACTCAGTAAGCACACCGTGCACACACTCCTGCGTCGTGCTCGCCATCGTGTAGGAGCAAAGCGCACCTTTGATGCTTATAAATACGCCCTGGATCGAGGTTGGATAAATCCTTAG
- a CDS encoding VOC family protein, with amino-acid sequence MIFVSSLANLNVFPYFQQSTINKRMPRTIDHIVYAVFDLDRAIADFTQLLGIAPVFGGHHQDRGTKNALLNLGKGCYLEIIAIDEWNTRVAPPRWMGLDVLQKPQITRWCLKSENLAKDQALLKAYDPKMGEQWSGKRQTASGELLAWEMLLPLPEPEVEVVPFMVDWGASAFHPTERLEEKCFWHELILYHPEPMLVESLFGTLAIGFSVKKADQAAISLSIESPLGRVIL; translated from the coding sequence ATGATATTTGTCTCTTCTCTGGCAAATCTTAATGTATTTCCCTACTTTCAACAATCAACCATCAACAAACGCATGCCCCGCACCATCGACCATATCGTCTACGCCGTTTTTGACCTTGACCGTGCCATCGCTGATTTTACTCAATTACTGGGTATAGCTCCTGTTTTTGGTGGACACCACCAAGATCGAGGCACCAAAAATGCATTGCTAAACTTGGGAAAAGGCTGCTACCTCGAAATCATTGCTATCGACGAATGGAATACCCGTGTGGCCCCTCCTCGCTGGATGGGCTTAGATGTCTTGCAAAAGCCACAAATCACGCGTTGGTGCCTGAAGTCGGAGAACCTGGCTAAAGATCAAGCACTCCTGAAAGCCTACGACCCAAAAATGGGAGAGCAGTGGAGTGGAAAGCGCCAAACTGCCTCCGGTGAACTCCTCGCTTGGGAAATGCTCTTACCCTTGCCGGAACCCGAGGTAGAGGTAGTACCTTTTATGGTGGATTGGGGAGCTTCGGCTTTTCATCCTACAGAACGATTGGAGGAAAAATGCTTCTGGCATGAACTCATCCTTTATCATCCGGAACCAATGCTTGTTGAAAGTTTGTTTGGCACATTAGCAATTGGCTTTTCTGTAAAAAAAGCAGACCAAGCAGCCATCTCGCTTAGCATTGAATCTCCGCTAGGCAGGGTAATATTGTGA